The following proteins are co-located in the Bosea sp. AS-1 genome:
- a CDS encoding class I SAM-dependent methyltransferase: MDRTDVAACWEANAETWTRHARAGYDLYRDALNTPVFLANLPPVAGLKGLDIGCGEGSNTRKLAERGARMTAVDIAPTFIRHAREVEAKAPLGIIYLEGDGTALPFAGESFDFATAFMSLMDMPRQDHALAEARRVLKPGGFLQFSILHPCFAPPYRKVLREADGSIRAIEVGRYFDGIDGEIETWRFGAAPAEVKASAEPFRVPRFHRTLSDWVATIVAAGLTIEHMAEPRVDAETARSVPYLADTHVAPLFLHIRARKGATA; encoded by the coding sequence ATGGACAGAACGGATGTCGCCGCCTGCTGGGAGGCCAATGCCGAAACCTGGACGCGCCATGCCCGCGCCGGCTACGACCTTTATCGCGACGCGCTGAACACGCCGGTCTTCCTCGCGAATCTGCCGCCCGTCGCGGGCCTGAAGGGCCTCGACATCGGCTGCGGCGAGGGTTCGAACACGCGCAAGCTCGCCGAGCGCGGTGCGCGGATGACGGCGGTCGACATCGCGCCGACCTTCATCCGCCACGCGCGCGAGGTCGAGGCCAAGGCACCGCTTGGCATCATCTATCTGGAAGGGGACGGCACTGCCCTGCCCTTCGCTGGCGAGAGCTTCGACTTCGCCACCGCCTTCATGTCGCTGATGGACATGCCACGGCAGGACCATGCGCTCGCCGAAGCACGGCGCGTACTCAAGCCCGGCGGTTTCCTGCAGTTCTCGATCCTGCATCCCTGCTTCGCCCCGCCCTATCGCAAGGTGCTGCGGGAGGCGGACGGCAGCATCCGCGCCATCGAGGTCGGGCGCTATTTCGACGGCATCGATGGTGAAATCGAGACCTGGCGCTTCGGCGCGGCCCCAGCCGAGGTCAAGGCCAGTGCCGAGCCCTTCCGCGTGCCGCGCTTTCATCGAACGCTGAGCGACTGGGTCGCGACAATCGTCGCGGCCGGGCTGACAATCGAGCATATGGCCGAGCCACGCGTCGATGCCGAGACAGCGCGAAGCGTGCCCTATCTGGCCGATACGCATGTCGCGCCGCTGTTCCTGCACATCCGTGCCCGCAAGGGCGCTACGGCCTGA